Within the Deinococcus peraridilitoris DSM 19664 genome, the region GCGCCACCCGGGAAGAATTTCTGCAGAGTGACGCGTGGGTCGCGCACGAACTCGCGCACCTCGAGCAGTTCCGACGTTACGGGATCGTGCGGTTCGTGATGCTGTACCTGCTGGAAAGCGCCCGTCACGGTTACCACCACAACCGCTTTGAAGTCGCGGCGCGGCAAGCTGAGCGCGTCGCTTCTTCCGCCAAGGAACGGTAGGGCGCGTGGCACCCCTGCGACGTTTCAGGCCGGCGGGCACCTTGCTGGTCTTGTCCGCGCGCGGTCTGACCCGGCGTCCGGCACGATCGGTTGTCACTGCCCTGTGCGTCAGCGTTGCCACCGCGGGCTTGACGGTCTTCCTGTCCCTTGGGGCGGGGTTACGACAGGCCGTCGAGGAACAGACCAACAGCATCCGGCCGCAACTGCAGGTTTCGTTGGGAGGGTTGCTGCAGGCGCTCGCACCCCCTCCAACCATGCCCGAGCAGCTCCTGGAACAAATCCAGGCGCAGCGCGCGGCACTCGGCCTTCAGTTCGTCACGCCGGTCATCCTGCAGCGCCACCGGCATG harbors:
- a CDS encoding eCIS core domain-containing protein, whose translation is MNGVRIIERSWLARVARRNLRVKRVAMVLGGTIHLSGATREEFLQSDAWVAHELAHLEQFRRYGIVRFVMLYLLESARHGYHHNRFEVAARQAERVASSAKER